In Salminus brasiliensis chromosome 20 unlocalized genomic scaffold, fSalBra1.hap2 SUPER_20_unloc_2, whole genome shotgun sequence, one DNA window encodes the following:
- the spef2 gene encoding sperm flagellar protein 2 isoform X3 — protein sequence MTSSTSPRTANAKLNNFTRLEPTLQLLGVPFDLSMAKAVMQGQQGAATRLLYQLYVLLQKKKRSGLTGAAMESMQPPANARLHRVENHIYTQRLRTVVRREVDEKLQKITQRFDKKGQGAHGRSVMAELQQEEKRRHLQEERRLQDIQKLQQARRKQQEMMECIQTAGVQIPKPPVSRSLRAPRKRQQHEAQHVHQQIAQFEKNRKRLSPASCGPAALSVQVTRAVSEDEMAQWNSEYVQKIRQRLEEDASAREQREKRRRRALIQQLHAHHAHEELVREEQLIGRLMRQSQQETRIAVQLMQIRQQKEVLRQNRILQQRQYEEQRLLDFQKALDREATVLQQTRMEQQDELRKERELHARLAAERAQLKTQKHSSVCRGILEQIVDLATKSGEYRLLTANVIPPKLLREWKELYFSGEPLYDVAEVELGAEQEKLHILNQQDYDEYTNMKGEWAWPEEEGESKAPPPNNDILGHVVARLRDIVYPPSPGDPPPQFPVFTLRACVLGKPCSGKTTCLTRISQVHGIHILSADALIQEALQAHQAGHQALESDPSPDSEEKTESRGADEQTQEEAESSAAADSGAVSKDPQPADLPKKDSETKRSLRAQYGVAVEKALKRGGAVPDELLIDIFIHAIWQVPEGQGWILDGFPTNVSQARLVEKALTGTDPEQAVRNRRNKKPNLAEDRNAPKAPPPPSPALHLAVLLQVSDEQAVDRAVHQSQQAREENAAPADDSGDTPPTEHTQQSAPPAGERTHIQHRLAEFQEAWPKLEKWFGEKQKILAKVAAEVDEDALFSSVEAVLFNAMNAARTGSQDPPHAEDKQAESPEVQSKPSGSESGRSGGAAGQTTDSSLAAVEASSPTPGSAGWVYVDEPLPKEIPGYLAVYWDTVCSSYSSSVKAVMQNLRSERDLIIHHLYNIREDFQQYLQRPDLKQEFVSVWQRDYNSVPDNMRRDEETKTELHQRLDDLRERLWDICDKRKEEAWQKRAGVIEDGWLEDHTGLLINHYSTLMQVEVDRFQDTLLVLRDYYTGMYRSALPEAADFTCIPLLDIADDSGHQPDGSTVGRSPGPAPSERRTKSAGKKDTAEPEEKKKTKVVPLVGCRSPSADPSRLLQDIHHTALTAITNMASAEAQRLECEASEEQQVKRAHTDDAAATHSAKKKSAKKKGSPSPTKEVTPPPPLEETAEEVQRRTVRSRIRQEYSAALQHEEAAVRQRMELVRLHALATIQSVQHRAEHTHTDMKEWVDLRFSSEMKSIEQLAEVVKLHIESALRIPHELVLECTDFFIDGEMRVLSTPPPRPRPPPLEPTNDSTLTVLQLHGLHAQLRSIAPTGLVSSKELCELLQELTSLAMGSDALPEAWTNITDLQVQELVGVLVQDRGMVDWQQFLLSAAQPWPLPSQSRLLKTLKRFREMDPEARGVVTLDQYAQVELWFSSQRDAPVPEDPTEPLPYDRLANLKQFFFTLFADPDASPPVLDYLTMLLYLCCHPDPAQGFTSALSLVTQHKLQYTHPSPLLQSVLYMDGANEHEAEEEDDGVCDEGDGVSVDELLRVLNRGGPQVTSHHDKHTDTREDMKQDLVKVFKELGFDEEEKAPFSILSQHLFLQDLMEGSLQYLLADLHTVLQLQKSDGEPSVFTAS from the exons ATGACTTCCAGCACTTCTCCAAGAACAG CCAACGCAAAGCTCAACAACTTCACCAGGCTGGAGCCCACTCTGCAGCTGCTGGGCGTGCCCTTTGACCTGAGCATGGCTAAAGCGGTGATGCAGGGCCAGCAAGGGGCGGCCACGCGCCTCCTCTACCAGCTCTACGTCCTGCTGCAGAAGAAGAAGCGGTCAGGCCTAACCGGGGCGGCCATGGAGAGCATGCAGCCCCCAGCGAACGCCCGGCTGCACCGCGTAGAGAACCACATCTACACCCAG cgTTTGCGGACGGTGGTGAGGCGCGAGGTGGACGAGAAGCTGCAGAAGATAACGCAGCGCTTCGATAAGAAAGGTCAGGGCGCGCACGGCCGCTCGGTGATGGCTGAGCTCCAGCAGGAGGAGAAACGGCGCCACCTGCAGGAGGAGAGGAGGCTGCAGGACATTCAGAAG CTCCAACAGGCCCGCAGAAAGCAGCAGGAGATGATGGAGTGTATCCAGACGGCTGGAGTCCAAATCCCCAAGCCCCCGGTGAGCCGTTCCCTCCGAGCGCCACGGAAACGGCAGCAGCACGAAGCCCAG caTGTCCACCAGCAGATCGCTCAGTTCGAGAAAAACAGGAAGAGGCTGTCTCCAGCTTCCTGCGGACCCGCCGCATTGAG tgtgcaggTGACCCGTGCAGTGAGTGAAGACGAGATGGCTCAGTGGAACAGCGAGTACGTGCAGAAGATCCGGCAGCGTCTGGAGGAGGACGCAAGCGCccgagagcagagagagaaacgcCGCCGCCGAGCGCTGATACAGCAGCTACATGCACACCACGCTCACGAG GAGCTGGTCCGGGAGGAGCAGCTAATTGGCCGATTGATGCGCCAGTCACAGCAGGAGACGCGGATCGCAGTGCAGCTCATGCAGATCAGGCAGCAGAAGGAGGTTCTGAGGCAGAACCGGATCCTCCAGCAGAGGCAGTATGAAGAACAGCGGCTTTTAGACTTCCAGAAGGCTCTAGATCGAGAGGcg actGTGCTGCAGCAGACCCGTATGGAGCAGCAGGACGAGCTGCGTAAGGAGCGTGAGCTTCACGCCCGCTTGGCTGCTGAGCGCGCTCAGTTGAAAACCCAGAAACATTCAAGCGTCTGCAGGGGGATTCTGGAGCAGATCGTGGATCTGGCAACTAAGAGCGGAGAGTACCGCCTGCTCACGGCCAA cgTGATTCCACCGAAGCTGCTGAGGGAATGGAAAGAGCTGTATTTCAGCGGTGAGCCTCTTTATGACGTAGCTGAGGTGGAGCTGGGGGCGGAGCAGGAGAAGCTACACATCCTCAACCAGCAGGACTACGATGAGTACACG AACATGAAAGGTGAGTGGGCGTGGCCTGAAGAAGAGGGAGAAAGCAAAGCTCCGCCCCCCAACAATGACATCCTGGGCCACGTTGTTGCTCGACTGCGGGACATTGTGTATCCGCCCAGTCCGGGGGACCCCCCACCACAGTTCCCCGTTTTCACTCTGAGAGCGTGTGTGCTGGGAAAGCCGTGCTCTGGGAAGACCACCTGCCTCACCAGAATTAGCCAGG TGCATGGCATCCACATACTATCAGCTGATGCACTGATCCAGGAGGCACTGCAGGCCCACCAGGCTGGGCATCAGGCCCTAGAGAGTGATCCTAGCCCAGACTCGGAG GAGAAAACCGAAAGCCGCGGAGCCGATGAGCAGACACAGGAAGAGGCGGAGTCATCTGCCGCTGCAGACTCAG GGGCCGTGTCTAAAGACCCTCAGCCAGCAGACCTGCCGAAAAAGGACAGCGAGACCAAA CGGTCTTTGCGAGCGCAGTATGGCGTGGCAGTGGAGAAGGCTCTGAAGAGGGGCGGAGCTGTTCCTGACGAGCTGCTTATTGACATCTTCATACACGCCATCTG GCAAGTTCCTGAGGGCCAGGGCTGGATTCTGGACGGGTTTCCAACAAACGTGTCTCAGGCTCGGCTGGTGGAGAAGGCCCTGACCGGAACCGACCCGGAACAGGCCGTCAGGAACAGGCGGAACAAGAAGCCTAACCTGGCGGAGGACAGGAATGCCCCTAAGGCCccgccccctccctcccccgCGCTGCACCTGGCCGTGCTGCTGCAGGTGTCGGACGAGCAGGCCGTGGACCGGGCCGTCCACCAGAGCC AGCAGGCGAGAGAGGAGAACGCTGCACCTGCCGACGACAGCGGAGACACACCCcctactgaacacacacagcagagtgCTCCCCCTGCTGGAGAGCGTACACACATCCAGCACAG GTTAGCAGAGTTTCAGGAGGCGTGGCCTAAACTGGAGAAATGGTTTGGAGAGAAACAGAAGATTCTGGCGAAGGTCGCGGCTGAGGTGGACGAGGACGCCCTCTTCAGCAGCGTGGAGGCCGTCCTGTTTAACGCCATGAACGCCGCACGGACAG GGTCACAGGACCCTCCACACGCTGAGGATAAACAGGCCGAGTCACCGGAGGTCCAGTCCAAGCCCTCGGGTTCAGAATCAGGTCGGTCAG GGGGCGCTGCAGGACAAACCACGGATTCCTCACTGGCTGCTGTGGAGGCCTCATCCCCCACCCCGGGGTCTGCCGGCTGGGTTTATGTAGATGAGCCTCTACCCAAG GAGATCCCGGGGTATTTGGCGGTGTACTGGGACACGGTGTGCAGCTCCTACAGCTCCAGCGTTAAAGCCGTGATGCAGAACCTGCGCAGCGAGCGTGACCTCATCATCCACCACCTCTACAACATCAG gGAGGACTTCCAGCAGTACCTGCAGAGGCCGGACCTGAAGCAGGAGTTTGTGTCCGTGTGGCAGCGAGACTACAACAGCGTCCCCGACAACATGAGGCGGGACGAGGAGACCAAAACCGAGCTTCACCAGAGACTGGAC GACCTACGAGAGCGTCTCTGGGATATCTGTGATAAGAGGAAGGAGGAGGCGTGGCAGAAGAGGGCAGGAGTTATAGAAGACGGCTGGCTGGAGGACCACACCGGCCTGCTGATCAACCACTACTCCACTCTAAtgcag gtggaggtggacaGGTTTCAGGACACCCTGCTTGTACTGAGGGACTATTACACAGGTATGTACAGAAGTGCGTTACCTGAAGCAGCGGACTTCACTTGTATCCCTCTGCTGGACATTGCAGACGACAGCGGCCACCAGCCTGATGGGTCCACGGTGGGACG CTCACCTGGCCCCGCCCCTTCAGAGAGACGCACAAAGAGTGCTGGGAAAAAAGACACAGCAGAgccagaggagaagaagaaaacgaaagt AGTTCCTCTGGTTGGATGCAGATCGCCCTCTGCTGACCCCTCCAGGCTACTGCAGGACATCCATCACACTGCCCTCACTGCCATCACCAACATG GCGTCAGCAGAGGCCCAGAGGTTGGAGTGTGAGGCGAGTGAGGAGCAGCAGGTAAAGAGAGCACACACTGATGATGCAGCTGCCACACACTCCGCCAAGAAAAAATCAGCCAAGAAGAAAg gcTCCCCATCCCCAACAAAAGAGGtcactcctccacctccattAGAAGAGACAGCAGAGGAGGTGCAGAGGAGGACAGTGAGGAGCAGAATCAGACAGGAGTACAGTGCTGCACTGCAGCAcgaag agGCTGCAGTGAGGCAGCGGATGGAGCTGGTGAGGCTGCACGCTTTGGCCACGATACAGAGCGTCCAGCACAGAgcggaacacacacacacagacatgaagGAGTGGGTGGACCTCCGCTTCTCCTCCGAGATGAAAAG tatAGAGCAGCTGGCTGAGGTGGTGAAGCTCCACATCGAGAGCGCTCTGAGGATCCCACATGAGCTCGTGTTGGAGTGCACAGACTTCTTCATAGATGGAGAAATGCGCGTGTTGTCTACCCCGCCCCCTCGGCCCCGCCCACCGCCGCTGGAACCGACCAATGACAGCACCCTCACCGTCCTGCAGCTGCATGGCCTGCATGCTCAGCTGCGCAGCATCGCTCCCACAG GTCTGGTGTCCAGTAAGGAGCTGTGTGAGCTTCTGCAGGAGCTGACTTCGCTCGCCATGGGCTCTGACGCTCTGCCGGAAGCCTGGACCAACATCACAGACTTGCAG gtccaGGAGCTGGTGGGTGTGCTGGTTCAGGACCGTGGGATGGTGGACTGGCAACAGTTTTTGCTGAGTGCCGCTCAGCCGTGGCCCCTCCCCTCTCAGAGCCGACTGCTGAAGACACTCAAACGCTTCAGAGAGATGGACCCTGAGGCCCGAGGGGTCGTTACACTGGACCAATACGCACAG GTTGAGTTGTGGTTCTCCAGCCAGAGAGACGCTCCTGTTCCCGAAGATCCGACTGAACCCCTGCCGTACGACAGGCTGGCCAACCTCAAACAG tttTTCTTCACACTGTTCGCGGACCCCGACGCATCCCCTCCTGTCCTGGACTACCTGACCATGCTGCTGTACTTATGCTGCCATCCTGATCCAGCACAGGGCTTCACCAGTGCGCTCAGCCTAGTGACCCAACACAAACTGCAGTATACACACCCCAGCCCCCTGctgcag tctgtgCTTTACATGGATGGTGCTAACGAGCATGAAGCTGAGGAAGAGGACGACGGTGTGTGTGATGAAGGAGACGGTGTGTCAGTAGATGAGCTGCTCAGAGTTCTAAACCGGGGGGGACCACAAGTGACCTCTCACCACGACAAACACACCGACACCAGAGAGGACATGAAgcag GACCTGGTGAAGGTGTTTAAGGAGCTGGGGTTTGATGAGGAGGAGAAGGCCCCGTTCTCCATTCTATCCCAGCATCTGTTTCTGCAGGATCTGATGGAGGGCTCCTTACAGTACCTGCTAGCA GATCTTCACACAGTCCTACAACTCCAGAAGAGTGACGGAGAGCCTTCAGTCTTCACAGCATCGTAG